The Pontibacter sp. SGAir0037 DNA segment CACATCAAGCGCAGGGATTTTCATGAGCTGATGCAGTATAAGCTGGAAACTTACCCGCACTCCATTAACGCCACCGCCACGCACGATACCAAACGGGGCGAAGGCTCACGTATGCGCCTGGAAGTACTGAGCGAACTACCCGAAGAATGGGAGAAGGCTGTACAACAATGGCAGGAAATCGCGCAGAAGTATGTAACTGAAGTAGGCCCTACACCCAATGATCTGTATTTCATCTTCCAGACTTTAGTAGGCGTTATGCCTATCGATGGCACTGTAGATGATACCCTGGTAGAACGTGTGCAGGAGTATCTAACAAAAGCTTTCCGCGAAGCCAAAGTAAATTCTAACTGGACAGAGCCTAACGAAGCTTACGAAAGTGCTGTTTCGAACCTGGTGCAAAAGCTGCTGCAGGAAGACAAAGCCTTTTTAGAAACCTTTATGCCTTTCTTTAAAAGAACGGCTCATTTCGGCTGGATTTACTCTCTCTGCCAGACAATGCTGAAAGTAGCCTGTCCGGGTGTACCGGATATTTACCAGGGTTGTGAGCTCTGGGACTTCAGCCTGGTAGATCCGGATAACAGACGTCCGGTTGATTATGAGCTACGCCAGCAGTACCTGCAGGAAATGAAAGCGCAGGAAGAGAAGGATGAAAAAGCCTTACAGCAGCAGTTGTTACAGGACCCTTCGGATGCCCGGGTAAAGCAATACCTTATTTACAAGGTATTGAACCTGCGCCTGCAGCTGAAAGCGCTGTTTGATCATGGCGATTATATTCCGCTCACCTTTACAGGTAAATACAAGGAAAATGTAATTGCCTTTGCACGCCATCACGAAGGGCAATGGCTGATTGTAGCCGTACCCCGTTTACTGGCTGGTATAGTTTCAGAAAACGAACTTCCGCTTGGGGAGCAGGTATGGGAAGACACAGGAATCAAATTACCGGAAAGCGCCCCTAAAAATTGGAAAAATTTGTTCGGACAAGGAGACCTAACAGGACAAGACTCTTTAGCTCTTGCCCTGATATTTGACACCTATCCGGTAGCACTTTTAATAGCAACAGAAGCATGATAGTACACAGGAGAAGCAGCGGCGTTTTATTGCACATCACCTCTCTTCCATCTAAATATGGCATTGGAGATTTAGGACCAGAGGCTTATCAGTTTGCGGACCTGCTATGGGAAGCCGGGCAACGGTACTGGCAGATTCTGCCGCTTAACCCAACAGAAGAGGGATCAGGAAACTCTCCTTACAGCAGCCACTCCGCCTTTGCAGGCAACCCGCTCATGATAAGCCCTGATTTGCTGATAGAGGAAGGCTTGCTGGAGAAAACTGATCTTAAGACAAGTGAGAACTTTGAAGATGACAGAGTAGATTATCAGAAAGCCACTGCATATAAAAGAACCATTTGGCTGAAGGCCTATGAGAACTTTAAAAGCCGTGGCACTGAAAAGCAGCAGCGCGATTTCCAGGTATTTAAACAGGATCATAGCGCCTGGCTACAGGACTATAGTTACTTTGTAGTTTTTAAAAGCCACTTTGGCCAGAAAAGCTGGGTAGAATGGGACGAAGCCATAAAAAAGCGTGAACCGGAGGCCGTACAGCAACTGGCCAGCGAATTGGCAGACGAAATAGAGCGCGAGCAGTTTTTACAGTTCCTGTTCTACCAGCAGTGGAACAGGCTGAAGTACTACTGCACCGGCCGCGACATCACGTTTATTGGCGATATGCCTTTTTATGTGAGCCATGACAGCGCTGATGTGTGGTCGCACCCGCAAAACTTTAAACTGGATGAAGGCGGAATGCCTACAGCCGTTTCCGGGGTGCCGCCAGATTTCTTCAGCGAAACAGGCCAGTTGTGGGGCACCCCTGTGTTCGACTGGCAGGAGCTGGCCAGGCACAACTACGACTGGTGGATTCTGCGCATCGAACACAACCTGGCTTTGTTTGGCTTGCTGCGTCTCGACCACTTCCGGGCCTTTTCTGCCTATTGGGAAGTACCAGCTGGAGAGGAAACCGCTATTAACGGGAAGTGGGAGAAATCTCCGGGTGCCGAAATATTAAGCATCCTGCGCGAGCGCAAACCTGAAATGCCGATTATAGCGGAAGACCTGGGTGAAATAGACCAGCCGGTGCGCGACCTCATGCAGCAGTTCGATTTGCCGGGCATGCGCCTGCTTATTTTTGCCTTCGGCGACGATCTCGCCTTTGACAGTTCCTTCCTGCCGCACAATCATATTAATAACTGTATTGTGTATACAGGCACCCACGACAACAGCACGGTACGCGCCTGGTACCAGGAAGAAGCAAAAGCGGCAGACATCAAGCGCCTGCGCGAGTATAGTGGCCATGAGTTCAATGAAGAAAATGTGCACGAGATAATGAGCCGCATGGCCTATATGTCGGTAGCTCAACTGGCTGTTGTTCCGATACAGGATATACTTGGTTTAGGAGCTGAGGCCATTATGAACAAACCCTCCACCGCCTCCCACAACTGGGAATGGCGCTTACAACCGAAGCTGTTCCGCAAAACAGAGGCTCACCGGCTCAAGAAGCTGGTGCAGATATATGGCCGGAAATAAAATAAAAGAGGCTGTCTGAAAAGACAGCCTCTTTTTATAGTGAAGAAAGCTAAAAGTAAATTCTTAATCCCCTGTGCCTGCTATAGCATCGTCAGGAGTGTTTGTATCAGTGCTATCCTGCTCCTGATCAAAATCGACTGTTCTTAAAGGAGCATCCAGGTGCTTCTCGTGTACCAGCTCAGCCATAGCATTGGCATAATCCAGGTACTGCGAGGTATAGGCATTGTCTGCAGCATGTACATACATGGCAGTTTTTCCTTTTACGGAGTTGATAATACCCTGGTGTTCTTCCATAGGCAGTGCCGGGCAGCCAAGGCTTCTTCCTAAACGCCCGTACTGCTCAATAAACTCTTCGTTGGCGTACTCTGCCCCATGCATAACAATACACCGATCCAGGGCATTAGAATTGTATGCCTCATCCAGGCCTTCCAGCTTCAGAGAAAGGCCATGTTTGCCATAGTAGATGTCCTGCGTTACATAAAACCCTACACTGCTCATATATGAGTTATTATCGTTAGAAAAAGTCTCTGCAAACTCTTCGCCTGAATTTCGTCCATGCGCTACATAGGTATGGTGCAGTATTTCCTTATTTTCAATGTCCACTACCCAAAGCCTCTTCTCTCTGGACGATTTTGTAAAATCCACTATCGTGATTACTGGCTTTTCAGACAATCTGCCCTCGTGCTTCAGATTATAATAACCAGCCAGCGCATTATTGAAAACTTCGTACCGCAGCCCCTCTTCCTGCAAATGCATTTCGTTATAAAGCTCATGCGTCAGTTCTCCAAACTGCATCACTTTATAGTCTGATATGTTTGCCTTGTAGCGCTTAATGTCTTTGCTTGTAGCCGAAACTCCCAACGGAGAAGCTACAGGCGATATAATGAGAGGTGCAAAAAGCGGAATGAAGCCTTTAGCCACCTTTTTTGTTCTCGCTTTCCATCTGATCCTTTTCATATATTCTCCTGCTGATTCTCTCTAGTTTACGACCAGCCGCCGCTGTTGTTTATTAGCGCATGATTATCAATCATATATATAAATAAATCTAAAACAATTACAGTATTAAGGCATCATTTTTGGTCTTGTTGGTGTTATACAACAAAAATGAGCCGTATTGAATAACATGCAGAAAACAACGATAAAGTATTTACCACTCATCAATTTTTTAGTACTGGTGCTGCTGATCACGGGTTGTGGAGGCCCGCAGGCACTGCGCCAGGTTTTCACAAAACAAACTCCCTACGAGCGCTATGCATCCTCGCTGAAAGATGCAAAACTGGATCAGACAGCTTTAGGGAAAGCATGGGCAGAGGCCGGTGAAAAAGCATTACAGGACTCACTTACAGTTACCCTGCCGTTTAAGGAGACCGGGTATTTTGCCGCAGAAACACCCATGGCTACCAGTTACCGCTTTGAGGCAAAGAGAGGCCAGAAAATTGTTGTAAACCTGGAAACCAGGTCGAAAGAAGAGATGAAAGTATTTATGGACCTGTATAAGCTGCAGCCTGTGGCAAAACACGTGTCTTACGCCGATACAGCTGCAGTAGCCATAGAATATGAGATTGAAGACGACCTGACTCACCTGTTGCGGGTGCAGCCGGAACTGCTGCGTAGCGGTCAGTACACTATCAGCATTATATCGCAGCCTACGCTGGCTTTTCCGGTACCCAGCAAAAAGAACAGGGGCATCGACAGCTTTTGGGGCGACCCGAGAGATGCAGGCACACGCAACCACGAAGGCGTAGACATTGTGGCACCACGTGGAACTCCTGTCGTAGCTTCGGTGCCCGGTATTGTTACGCGCGTTGGCACCAACAAATTAGGTGGTAATGTGGTATGGCTGTCCGATGCAAACCGGCGCCAGAACCTGTATTATGCTCACCTCGACAAGCAGCTGGTTACTGCCGGGCAGCGTGTAAATATAGGCGACACCTTAGGTTTAGTTGGAAATACCGGCAATGCCAGAGGCACCACGCCTCACCTTCACTTTGGCATTTACCGTTCGGGCACGGGTGCTACCAATCCTTACCCATACCTGCACATGCCATCGCAAACACCTCCGGCTATTACAGCTGACTTAAAAAATCTGGGAGGCTGGCTGCGTGTTTCTACCAGATCAGCAAATACCAGGTTGCTGCCATCCACTAAAAGCAATGTGTACAGAAGCCTGCCTCAACACACCCCTTTGCAGGTAATCGGGGGCACGGGCAACTGGTATAGAGTGAGCTTGCCTGACGGCACAGAAGCCTACATTGCCAATAGTGTGGTAGAAAGCATTTCCAAGCCTGTCCGGTACGAAAAGCTGGCAAAGGAAACAGATTTGCTGGATGAAGCTCATCCGCTGGCTGCACCCAAAGATAGCTTGTCTTCTGGTTCCAGTGTGGCAGTTCTTGCTACTTTTAACGATTTCAGACTTGTCAGAAACGAGGCCGGAGAAACAGGATGGATACACGAAGACTCACAGCTCTCCACCCGTTAAAACCTGGTGAAGCTTCGAATCCCGGCAACACGACAGAAAGAACAGCTTCAGGCTGTTCTTTCTGTTTTTCAACCTTTTGGCAAAGCACCTAAGCTAGGTAATCCATCTGCATGCGTTTAATCAGGTGTACGTGGGGCCATTATAGCAGAAAAACTGAGGCGATGGTCGGCATTTCTATTATATTTACATATATAAACCTAATCTATTTATTTAAAACAACGGAGAATACAGTTTGAAATTAGCTGCTATCGACATTGGTTCTAATGCTGCCAGGTGCCAGATATCCAATGTTCTGAACCAGAACGGAAAAGTAATCTTTAAACGGGTAGAGTACATCCGGTATGCCATTCGTTTCGGCGAAGATGTATTTAACACCGGCTTTATCAGCGAAGAAAAAATACAGAAGTTCATCAAGCTGATGCAGGCTTTTAAACTTCTTATTGATGTGCACGATGTAGATCATTTCATGATTTGTGCAACCTCAGCTATGCGCTCTGCTTCCAATGCCCCTGAAATTATACAGCGCATTCGCGAAGCAGTTGGCATGGATATACAGGTAATAGGCGGAGAGTCTGAAGCCGATCTTATTAATAAAGTAATCCGTAATTTCTTAGACGACCGCAATTACCTGCACATAGATGTTGGCGGCGGCAGTACCGAGTTCAACATCTATGTAAACCGCGAAAAAATGGCTTCCCAATCGTTCGAGCAGGGCTCTATCCGACACATGCATGGAGTAGACTCTCAGGAGTTGTGGAACAAAATGCGGGTATGGATAGAGGAGAATGCACGCAAGTATAACCTGAGCCGTGCCATTGGCACAGGCGGTAACATCAATAAAATCTACGACCTTTCCGGTAAGCTACAGGGAAAACCGATCTACCGGAAACAAATAGAAGAGATTGCCGGCAGAATTGCCGGAATGAGTATGCAGGAACGCCTGACCGAGCTTTTACTGAACCCGGATCGTGCAGATGTTATTCTGCCTGCCGCAGAAATTTATCTTTCGGCCATGAAGTGGGCCAAGCTGGAATGTATGCTTGTGCCGGCAGTAGGCCTGAAAGACGGTATGATTCATGCCCTTTATGAACAGCATCACCCGGAAAAATTCATTATTGACAAGATCAGCAGATAAACAGCAAAGGCGGCCCTCTCAGGCCGCCTTTGCTGTTTATCTGCTATGCTTTAGATCAGCTCTACTTCTTCCTGCTGCACTTCGCAATACGATTTGGCATAGAACAGCTTGTGAATATCTACAACCTCTTCGTTTGCCGAGGTACGCTTTTTCACATACGTACCATCTTCGCGCATGATGTAAGAATTCTGGTTATCGAGCAGGTTATAATACAGTATATTCACAGCCTCCCGCTTCAGCTCTTCGTTCACAATCAGGAAAAGAGCTTCTATACGCCTGTCGAAGCTTCGCACCATAATATCGGCACTTCCACCGTATACCTTAGGGGCGCCATTGTTATGGAAATAGTAAATACGGCTATGCTCCAGGTACTCCCCTACAATCGACTTCACAAAAATGTTCTCGCTTAAATCTTCGCGGCCTGGACGAAGACAGCAGATACCCCGCACAATTAACTTTATTGGCACACCAGCTTTAGATGCTTTGTAAAACTCCTCAATTACTTCTTTGTCTTCGAGCGAATTGATCTTGATTACGATGCCGCTTTTCAACCCTTTTTTGGCATTTCGGGCTTCATTGCGAATCAGCTCAATAAGCTGTGCCCGCAGGCTCTTGGGCGAAGTAAGCAGGTATTTGTATTCGTTTGGCCGCGAATGCCCTGTAATTACATTAAAGAACTCCGACACATCGTGTGCATATACTTCGTTGGTGGTGAGCATGCTCACATCGGTATATTGCCTGGCTGTTTGCTCGTTGTAATTACCACTGCCTATGTGCACATAGCGCGTTACCTTCTCCCCTTCCTTCCGGATGATCATCATCATTTTGGTATGGGTTTTATACTTGCCTATACCATAAATCACAAAGCAACCGGCTTTTTCCAATCGCTCTCCCTCTTTAATGTTGCGTTCTTCATCGAACCGGGCTTTAACTTCAAAAAGCACCGAAACGTGCTTTCCGTTCTCAGCCGCCTTTAATAAAGCCGCTGTTACCCTCGATTGATCGGCAATACGGTAAATCGTTTGTTTGATACCCAGTACAGAGGGATCTTCGGCAGCACGCTCAAGCAGGTTTACCACCGGCTCCATGCTGTTGTATGGGTGATGCAGCAGCACATCGTGGTCCTTCAGGTACTCAAACAGATCAATTCCATCAGAAGGCACACTGAGGGGAGTAACAGAGGCAGGCTGTTTAAAACACTTAGACTGAAATTGCCGGTGTTTCACAACTTGCCAAAGCGCCTTTAAATCGATCAGGCTATTGATGGTAAATATGTTTGCGTTGTCGATTGTCCAGCGTTCTTTCAGAATCTTGAGCATGAACTGCGAAGGGTTCCGCTCAATTTCTAAGCGCACTACACGGCCTTTCTTCCGGGTCCGTAGTTTTACCTTAATTTCCTGCACAAAGTCTGCTTCCAGGTCATCGGATTCCTCCAGCGTAAAATCGCCGTTACGGGTAATCCTGAACAGGTTAACCGAAACTATTTCTATGTTCCTGAAAAGCTTCTTTATTTTCCAGCGGATAATTTCCTCAATAGGAACAAAAACAATTTTATCCTTTCGGTTAATCTCATAGAAACGGGCCAGGTTCTGTGGTATCTGCACAAAAGTTACCCTATCCTGCGCTTTCTGGTCGTCTATGGTTCGGGTAACCACCCCAAACGTAAGCAGTTGGTTCATGAGCAGCGGGAAACCGTGGTAGGTATCGTATACCATGGGCGTAAGCATGGGATAGATCGTGTTTTTAAAGTAGCTGTCTACTTTCTTCTGTTCGACTTCCGTCAGCTCTCCTACTTTTAAAATATCAAATCCCTGCTTCTCAAAAAGAGGCTTCAGCTCGTTATTATAGGTTAAGTACTGGTCGTTTACAAAGCGGTGGGCATAATCGAGCAGCTTTTTGCGGAATGGCAGCTCCCGTAGTCCCGAATAATCGAGCCTCTCTTTGCCATAGTCTATGTAGTTATACAAGCTGCCTACCCGAATCATAAAAAACTCATCGAGGTTAGAAGCCGTGATCGCTAAAAACTTTAACCTATCAAAAAAAGTTTTGTTGGTATCTCTTGCCTGATCTAACACACGGTAGTTAAAACGCAGCCAACTTAGATCGCGGCTAATAAATTTACTTTTCTTTATCTGGTCAGAAACCTTATTAACAAGCATGTTTTCCTGGGTATTACAAACTGGCGATGTACTTAAACGATAAAAGCCAGCAAATATTTATATCTGGTGCTTTAAGATAGGGAGAAAGATATTTATTTGTTGTATTTCATCTGATAAATTTTAGAAAGGCGTAATATACCGGAAATGCTGCCTGCCAATAGCATTTAATTTTAGGCCCCTGTTTCGGTTTCTGGAGCTTCCTTAAAACCGCACATTCTGTTCAATTCCGAACACCTGCACAATAGCAAAATTTGGTATTTTTACATTTAAAATGCTGAAAGCAAGATAGTTATACATTTGGCACATCTATTGGCTATATAGCTCTGACAATGTGTATATAAAACTATGGATCGTGAACTTTCAGCCTCTGCCAAGCAAGCCCGTACGCGGAAGCGCATCTGGCAAATAGGATTAGCTGCTGCCCTGGTAGTGGTAGCTGTTCTTGGATTCAGGACTCTGATAAGCCCCAGCCTTAGCCGTGAAAAAGTAAGAACAGCTGTGGTCGAACGTGGCGCTGTAGTGGCAACACTTTCGGCCAGTGGCGTGGTGGTGCCAGAGCACGAGCAGGTTATCACCAGTCCCATACAAGCCCGCATAGAACAGGTGGTGCACAATATCGGCGAACAGGTGTTACCAGGCGATCAGATCCTGCTGCTGGACAAAGCCTATACGCAACTTGCCTATGATAAACTAAAAGACGAGCAGCAACTAAACCAGCATAAGAAAGTGCAGATGCGCCTCAACTTACAAAAGACGCTAAACACGTTGCAGTCGCAGTTAAGCATTAAACAGATGCGGGTAAAAAGCCTGGAGGCAGAGCTGGAAGATGAAAAATACCTGCTGCAGATTGGCGGCGGCACCCAGGAAAAAGTAAAGCAGGCCGAGTTAAACCTAAAAATTGCTCAACAGGAGCTCAACCAGCTCAACCATGAAATAGCCAGCGAGCGGGAATTGCTGATAGCCGATGAGCAGGAGCTTGGGTTTACACTGGCTATGCAGGGCAGATCTATAGAAGAGCTACAACGCAAAATGGAGCAGGCGGAGGTTCGCACTGCCAAGCCGGGCGTTATTACCTGGGTAAAAAACGAAATAGGCAGTACCGTAAATGCCGGTGATATAGTTGCCCGCCTCGCCGACCTCAGCAGTTTTAAAGTACAGGCCACCATCTCCGATACATATGCCGGGCAGCTGAAAACAGGTGGCAGCGTAACGGTGCGGGTAAACGATACCGACTTAAGGGGTACTATCGCATCTGTAAAACCATCTGTAGAAAATGGCATCGTCACTTTCTTTATTGCGCTGGATGAAAAGTCGCACCAGTTGCTACGCCCCAACCTCCGCGTGGATGTTTATGTAACCACTGCCTCGAAAGACAATGTGCTCAGGGTAAAGAATGGCCCTTACTTCCAGCGTGCATCTGCTCAGCAGGTTTTCATCATCCGGGATGATGAAGCAATCAGGCAAGCGACCAGAATCGGGGTTAGCAATGCAGATTTTGTAGAACTGGAAGGCGGCGTGCAACCCGGCGACGAAGTGATCATCACAGACATGCAGGACTACCAGCATATGAACAAGATAAGATTGAAAAAATAAGACACAAGATGTAAGACACAAGACTCATTATTCTCCTCTGCTATATTGACTTTAGATGACTGCAACTATAACAGGTTTTTCGCTACCACTCGAAATAACAAGAAGAAAGTCATTCGTCTTATGTCCTGTGACTTGTGCATCCCCAAAAAAACTATGAAAAACCTCATCATCCTTTTTATGCTGTTTGTACTGCAGCTGCTCTGCACCAATTGTTTTGCACAACCTGCCCAGCGCACCATGAGCCTGCAGGAGGTGGTAGAACTGGCGCAAGAGCAGTCGGCGGCAGCCAGGCAAGCACAAACCAGCCGGGAAAACAGCTATTGGCTGTGGCGTAACTACAAATCGCAGTACCTGCCACAACTGAGCATGAGTGCTAACCTGCCTGATTTCAGCCGTACCATAACACCTGTTACACAACCGGATGGCACCATTGATTTCAGACCTGTTGCAAATAACTACTCTGAGCTTTCGCTAAACCTTGAACAGGTTATCGGAGCTACCGGAGGGCGTGTGTTTGTAACTTCTCTGATGCAGCGCTTCGATGATTTTGATCGTGATCAGAAGCGCTACAATGGCAATCCGGCCATTATAGGAATTGAACAGCCGTTGTTTGCTTTTAATAAATTAGCCTGGGACAAACGGATTGAGCCCTTACGCTACCAGGAGTCGCAACGACAATTTCTTGAAGAAAAGGAAAAAATTGCCGTTAAGGCTACAGAACTATACTTCGACCTGCTCCTGGCGCAGACAAACAGAACAATTGCCACTAAAAACCTGGCGAATAACGATACTCTTTACCATATAGCAAGCGAGAAATACAAACTGGGCCGCTTATCCAAAAACGACCTCCTGCAGTTGCGCCTGGCCGTACTGAATGCAGACCTGGCCCAGGCTCAGGCTACCCTGGATGAGCAAACAGCCACGCTGGCCCTGAAAACTTTTGTAGGATTAAAAGACAGTTTACTCTTACAATTGCTGACTCCGGAACAGGTGCCCGCTACCACTGTTAAAGCAGGATTTGCATTGGCAGAAGCAAGGAAGAACAGGAAAGAGAGCACTAATTTCCGAAGGAGGCTGCTGGAAGCTGAAAGTAAAGTAGCCAAGGCGAAAGGAGATAACGGGCTAAATGCCAGCCTTTTTGCAACATTCGGCCTAACCAACAGCGGCGGCAATTTTACAGATATTTATACTCGGCCCGGCAACCAACAAAGCGCACGCATAGGCTTCAGTATGCCCATATTAGATTGGGGCAGGCAACGCTCCGACATTAAGGTAACAGAGCTGAACCGGCAGTTGGTGCAGTATACAGTAGAACAGGAAGAGGCCACTTTCGAACAAGAGGTACTTACACAGGTAAACCAATACAACACGCTGAAATCCAGGATTGCCACTACTGCCGAAGCAGATGCCATTGCCCAGGAGCGGTATGATATCACCAAAAGCACCTTTGTGATAGGCCGCATCAGCATTACAGATTTAAACATCGCCTTATCAGAAAAAGACCAGGCCAGGCGTGCCTACATTATTTCGCTTAGCGAGTTCTGGAAAGCCTACTATAACCTGCGTCAGCTCACGCTGTTCGATTTCGAACGCAATGAAGCGCTAAGGGCGGAGGCGACCAACAAAAACTGACATAAAATCATTAACTTAAAAACATATTCTAAAACTATGATTTCCCTATCAAACATCGAAAAGGTTTACCAGACCAAATCTATTGAAACGGTGGCCCTGCAGAACGTGAACCTTACCATACCCAAAGGTGAGTTCGCTTCCATTATGGGGCCTTCCGGCTGCGGCAAAAGTACGTTGCTTAATATTATCGGCCTGCTAGATGCACCTACAAACGGCACCATTGCCATAGATGGCCAGACCATAGCCTCTTACAAAGACAAACAACTGGCACACATCAGAAACGAAAAGATCGGGTTCATTTTTCAGAGTTTCCACCTGATAAATGACCTGAGCGTGATGGATAATGTGGAACTGCCGCTACTCTACCGCAGCAGCATTTCAGCTGCAGAACGAACCAGGCGTGCCAAAGCAGCTTTAGAGAAAGTTGGCCTGAGCGCCCGCACCAAGCATTACCCAAGCCAGCTTTCCGGCGGCCAGCGCCAGCGGGTGGCTATTGCCAGGGCACTGGTGGGGCAGCCGGAAATTATACTGGCCGACGAACCGACAGGTAATCTGGACTCGGTAATGGGAGAAGAGGTGATGAATATTCTGCTTGACCTGAACCGCCAGGACAACACGACCATTGTAATGGTAACACACGACGAGAATATGGCGCATAAAACAGAGCGCCTTATCCGCTTCTTCGACGGGCAGCAGGTGTCTGATTCTAAAGTTTTCGAATTCCAGAAAGTATAAAGCCATGCTGAAAAACTACCTTAAAATAGCCTGGAAGGTGCTCTTGCGGCGCAAGTTCTTTACCTTCATCAGCCTCTTCGGTATCAGCTTTACGTTAATGGTGCTGATGGTGGCCACCGCCTTATACGACCATGCCTTTGGCCCTCAGATGCCAGAACACGACATGGACCGCCTGCTTTTTGTGAACATGATACGTGTTAGCAGGGATGGCGGCTATATGAACAGCAGCCCGCCCAGCTACCATTTCCTGAACCGCCACGTGCGCACAATGCACACTCCAGAGCAGGTTTCCATCAATTCTGTATTCCATACTGTTAACAGCTACATCAACAACCGTAAGCTGGCTCTGGACCTGAAGCACACCGACAGCGAATTCTGGCAGTTGCTGGACTTTAACTTTGTGGAAGGTGGTCCTTTTAGCCAACAGGATGTGCAGAGTGCCAACCGGGTAGCTGTGATAAACAAGACAACCCGTGAGCAATACTTTGGTGATATGGAGGCAGTAGGAAAAACCATTGAGGCTGACCAGGTAAAATACCGTGTGGTGGGTGTGGTGGAAGATGTCCCCGTGCTGCGCCTCCACTCCTATGCTGATGTTTGGGTTCCTATCAGTCTCCGGAGCCAGGATTTTAATAAGCCCGGACTGCACGGGGTGTATTTTGCCACAATTAAAGCACATAAACCTGCCGATGTTTCCAGCATAAAGGCAGAATATGCTACCATGCTGGCCGAAGTGGAGCGACAGCAACCGGAAAAAGGAACTGAAGTTCACTCCTCCCCCGACTCAGTGGTAGAAAGCTTTGCTCGCACTTTTCTGGGCAATGGCCGCGAGTCCGGCCTCCTGAAGTTATATGCGCTGCTGGCAGGGGTAGCATTGCTGTTCATGCTGCTGCCAGCCATCAATCTGGTAAATATTAACATCAGCCGTATTATGGAGCGTTCTTCGGAGATAGGCGTGCGCAAGGCTTTCGGCGCCACCTCCTCTAACGTTATCAGTCAGTTTATTATCGAAAACATCTTCCTGACGCTGTTGGGAGGGCTGGTCGGCTTTGCGTTGTCGGCAGTGGCTTTATGGCTTATTAACGACAGCAACCTGATTGCATACGCCCATCTGGCTCTGAACCTGCGTGTGTTCGCTATAGGGCTGCTGCTCTGCCTGCTGTTCGGGCTACTTTCGGGAGTGTACCCGGCTTATAAAATGTCACGATTACATGCCGTTGAGGCACTGAAAGGAGGTATAAAATGATACGCCATCTATTTAAACTGATCTGGAACCGGAAAAAGAGCAACTTCTTGCTGATGACCGAAATCTTCTTTTGCTTTTTGGTACTCTTTGCTGTG contains these protein-coding regions:
- the ppk1 gene encoding polyphosphate kinase 1; translated protein: MLVNKVSDQIKKSKFISRDLSWLRFNYRVLDQARDTNKTFFDRLKFLAITASNLDEFFMIRVGSLYNYIDYGKERLDYSGLRELPFRKKLLDYAHRFVNDQYLTYNNELKPLFEKQGFDILKVGELTEVEQKKVDSYFKNTIYPMLTPMVYDTYHGFPLLMNQLLTFGVVTRTIDDQKAQDRVTFVQIPQNLARFYEINRKDKIVFVPIEEIIRWKIKKLFRNIEIVSVNLFRITRNGDFTLEESDDLEADFVQEIKVKLRTRKKGRVVRLEIERNPSQFMLKILKERWTIDNANIFTINSLIDLKALWQVVKHRQFQSKCFKQPASVTPLSVPSDGIDLFEYLKDHDVLLHHPYNSMEPVVNLLERAAEDPSVLGIKQTIYRIADQSRVTAALLKAAENGKHVSVLFEVKARFDEERNIKEGERLEKAGCFVIYGIGKYKTHTKMMMIIRKEGEKVTRYVHIGSGNYNEQTARQYTDVSMLTTNEVYAHDVSEFFNVITGHSRPNEYKYLLTSPKSLRAQLIELIRNEARNAKKGLKSGIVIKINSLEDKEVIEEFYKASKAGVPIKLIVRGICCLRPGREDLSENIFVKSIVGEYLEHSRIYYFHNNGAPKVYGGSADIMVRSFDRRIEALFLIVNEELKREAVNILYYNLLDNQNSYIMREDGTYVKKRTSANEEVVDIHKLFYAKSYCEVQQEEVELI
- a CDS encoding efflux RND transporter periplasmic adaptor subunit, encoding MDRELSASAKQARTRKRIWQIGLAAALVVVAVLGFRTLISPSLSREKVRTAVVERGAVVATLSASGVVVPEHEQVITSPIQARIEQVVHNIGEQVLPGDQILLLDKAYTQLAYDKLKDEQQLNQHKKVQMRLNLQKTLNTLQSQLSIKQMRVKSLEAELEDEKYLLQIGGGTQEKVKQAELNLKIAQQELNQLNHEIASERELLIADEQELGFTLAMQGRSIEELQRKMEQAEVRTAKPGVITWVKNEIGSTVNAGDIVARLADLSSFKVQATISDTYAGQLKTGGSVTVRVNDTDLRGTIASVKPSVENGIVTFFIALDEKSHQLLRPNLRVDVYVTTASKDNVLRVKNGPYFQRASAQQVFIIRDDEAIRQATRIGVSNADFVELEGGVQPGDEVIITDMQDYQHMNKIRLKK
- a CDS encoding TolC family protein, with the translated sequence MKNLIILFMLFVLQLLCTNCFAQPAQRTMSLQEVVELAQEQSAAARQAQTSRENSYWLWRNYKSQYLPQLSMSANLPDFSRTITPVTQPDGTIDFRPVANNYSELSLNLEQVIGATGGRVFVTSLMQRFDDFDRDQKRYNGNPAIIGIEQPLFAFNKLAWDKRIEPLRYQESQRQFLEEKEKIAVKATELYFDLLLAQTNRTIATKNLANNDTLYHIASEKYKLGRLSKNDLLQLRLAVLNADLAQAQATLDEQTATLALKTFVGLKDSLLLQLLTPEQVPATTVKAGFALAEARKNRKESTNFRRRLLEAESKVAKAKGDNGLNASLFATFGLTNSGGNFTDIYTRPGNQQSARIGFSMPILDWGRQRSDIKVTELNRQLVQYTVEQEEATFEQEVLTQVNQYNTLKSRIATTAEADAIAQERYDITKSTFVIGRISITDLNIALSEKDQARRAYIISLSEFWKAYYNLRQLTLFDFERNEALRAEATNKN
- a CDS encoding ABC transporter ATP-binding protein; the encoded protein is MISLSNIEKVYQTKSIETVALQNVNLTIPKGEFASIMGPSGCGKSTLLNIIGLLDAPTNGTIAIDGQTIASYKDKQLAHIRNEKIGFIFQSFHLINDLSVMDNVELPLLYRSSISAAERTRRAKAALEKVGLSARTKHYPSQLSGGQRQRVAIARALVGQPEIILADEPTGNLDSVMGEEVMNILLDLNRQDNTTIVMVTHDENMAHKTERLIRFFDGQQVSDSKVFEFQKV